The nucleotide sequence TGGTTGGCACTATGATTGGCATTGTCAGGGTGTACCACTATTCTGGGGCACTATCTTTGGCACTGTTTTAGGGCACTGTTGCTGGCACTTTTATGGGGCATACTGTAGCCAATTCTGTTATGATGACACTGTGAGTAAGGCCCAGTACAGAGTTTTTGGCACTCattttgactcggaaaccgcatcagaatccGTGCCAAAGGACGCCCTAAATctcaccccattgatttcaatgggaggcagaggcgtcaaTCTAATCTCGTCAGCTTCTGAGGAGGTACGTTCTAGACTGGACCGGGGTGTATCATTGGATTTTATATATTGTATCCTGATTTTTCTAAAGCATTTGATGCTGTACCACATAAAATGAGAATACTGGGAATAGGGGAAAATGTGTGTAAGCAGATAGGTTAcgtgctcagtgatagaaaacagagggtggttaacgGTTCATATTGAGTTTGGGTCACCGTTACTAGTTGGGTACCACAGGGGTCAATAATGGTCCTTAATCTTTTCAATATCTTTATTAATTACATATAGAATATTAATTGCAGAGTAAAATATCAACTTTTGCATATGATGCTAAACTGTGTAAAGGAATAAACATAAAGAAGGACAGTAAATCTGGAGAAgatggaggtttgggcagagaagtgGAAAATGAGGATTAACACTGATACATATAAGGATATGCACTTGGGAAGGGAAATCATATGCCACCAATATATACTAAATAGGAAAACACTAAGTAACACTCACCTAGGAGAGAACTTAGGAATTTTAGTCgacagtaaacttaactgtagcaaccagtgtcaggcagctgctgccaaggtgcaTAGTATCATGGGGTGCACCAAAAGGAGCATAGATACATATGATGAAAATCTAGAAAATATAGCtttaccactttataaatcacCTAGAATATTGTGTACTGTTCTGGGCACGGTGCAATAAAGATATAGTAAAGCTTGAGTGGGTTCAAAGACGGACAACCCAAGTAATAAATGGAGTGGTTCTACTACAGTACTCAGAAACATtatcaaaattagggttatttcgtttagaaaaaagacggctgaggggtgacctaataactatgtataaatatattaaaggtcaatacagagatctcccTCATTATCTATTTATACACAGGACTGTAAATATAACAAAGGGGGCATATTCTACATCTATAGGACAGAGGTTTCTACACAAGCATagaagaggattctttactgtaagagcagtgacactatggaaaTCTCTCCCAGAGGAAGTTGTCATGGTGAATTCACTAAAAGATTTCAAAAGGGGCCTGGATGGCTTTCTTCAGTGTAATAATATTGCTAGATTTACTAGATTTCTGGAGATGGGTCGTTGATCAAgggatttaggcctcatttacacgagcgtgtgcgttttgcgcgcgcaaaaaacgctgcgttttgcgcgcgcaaaaggcacttggcagctccgtgtgtcatccgtgtatgatgcgcggctgcgtgattttcgcgcagccgccatcatagagatgaggctagtcgacgcccgtcactgtccaaggtgctgaaagagctaactgatcggcagtaactctttcagcaccctcgacagtgaatgccgaacacaatatacaccaacctgtgaataaaaaaagactttcatacttaccaagaacttcctgcttcccccagtccgggctcccggccgttgccttggtgacgcgtccctctcttgtcatccggccccacctcccaggatgacgccgcagtccatgagaccgctgcagcctgtgattggctgcagcctgtgcttggcctgtgattggctgcagctgtcacttggacttaactgtcatcccgggaggtcggaccggagttatcggtaagtcagaacgtctttttttttttacaggttcatggattttcggagcggaagtcactgtccatggtgctgaaccagtttaacgctttcagcaccgtggacagtgactgtctcctgacgtcgcgtacccgaacattttttcccggtttcggtcaaaacgagtttggccgaacccggtgaagttcggtgcgctcatctcgaatttgacactccgtttggatgtttgtaaacagaaaagcacgtggtgcttttctgtttacattcaggagtttgacagctcttgcgcgaatcacgcagttcgcacggaagtgcttccgtgcggcatgcgtggttttcacgcacccattgacttcaatgggtgcgtgagtgcgcgaaaaacgcacgattatagaacatgtcgtgagtttttttctgcgcacacgcgctgagcgcaattcacgcatcgtctaaactgccccattgactaatataggtgcgtacgacatgcgtgcaaagcacgcgcgtcgcacgcgcgtataatacgttcgtgtaaatgaggcctaattctgAGTCTCagatttggagtcaggaagggATTTTTTCCATGAGATGAGTAAAATTGGCTTTGACTCATGAGGGTTTTTACCCTTCCTCCGGATCAACATTGTAGTATAATAGACTGAATTGAATAgacttatgttttttttcagcgtCACAAACTGTTTTATTTtggctggaactgttatggggacactgtggctgacaATGTTATGTTGTACTCTGTCCAGCATTTTGTTGGGAAACTGTGGCTGCAACTGTTATGGGGCTCTGTGGCCAACTCTGCTATCAGCCACCGACATTGTTAGGGGCACTGTGATTGTAATTTTTATGGTCACCTTGAGGCTGGTACTATTATGGGGTCACTATGGCTGACGCTTAGGTAGAACTCTGGTTCGTATTTTCTGGGATCACTGTGGCTGCCACTTTTTCTGGGGTACTGTTATGAGAAAATTGAGAGTGACTGGTATTGTTATGGTGTCACCAATTATGACTGAAAAGCTTTGCACCTATGATTATAAGGTTATATTGGGTTTTCTCATGTTTGACACATTTCACACATTATTAGTAACCGGTCAGTTATCCACATACAGTAAAGGCCGTATCAGAAGAATATCTTGATTATTTGATCTTTTTGTTAAACTCACAAACAAAGTAAATAGTTAGGTGGCAGTCAACGTCATTCCAGGCGCCGCTGCTCAGCATCTCCACACAGTCTTCATATCCTGAGCCATCATTGGGCTCACCGACCTTCCAGCTGCTGTAGTTCTGGACTGGAGTGTTGTCCACATACATAAACTGCTTCTCTTTGTCAATGTCATTAATTCCAATGAAGACCCTTAATAATCCCAGGCTGGAGATGTAATCCGCAATCAGTGAGTTGGTTCTTTGGTCCTTGGGCATTGCCAGTGTGCCACCTCTTTTCCTGCACTTTGTCAATGCTTCCCTATAACTGCATTCTTcttttataatataaaaaaacttctCTTCTGTTTCCCGGATACCAGCGATgactattaaaagtaaaaaaaaaaaatttaagtatcATTCTATGATCATTACTGTGCATCACATAAATATTCCACTTTTACTATTAACTTTAGAATGCAGTAGGTGTTCCAGCAGTTCTATGTAAAACCACTCATAACATATCATGATTTCACGATAAGTTGTaccaaatgaaaaacccagctttagaACACTGACAgaaactcggctctgctacatctgtgcctATGTAACGTTTGAACTCAATATCTAGCCTTACTTTATTTAAAAGGGTATGTCCAACATTtcaaatattatatatagatataatctacataaaaatgtgagtaattttgtaaatacattacattacttatcttgtactgatcctgagttacagcctgtattattttcagagctacattcacaatcctgctggttgttattggaaacagtctacAAGTAAGTGGACAGACACGCCCCTAACAGTTTAGCTCAGCTCCTATAATGCTTTGGATAGTCAGTTCCTCCTTCATTAGAATACTGTAAAGTGTCAAATGCAAAAACAACACTTTCCAGAATGCAAAGCACTAGCGgtagctctgtgcagacactgagccagcaaagaatgctgggagattttcgCTCTGAAGGcttcagaattgtgaatacagctctggactataaatcAAGATCAGTACTGGAAAAGTACTAAAATGTACTTACAATGTAAATAAGAAGTAAcgctttttaatatatataaggaATCAAAATTAAATGCCCCAAGATTTGGGATTAATGTTGGTAAGTATGGATCATTGTTAATGGTATGATTGTTGAAGGGACTGTACAACGTCTTTCCATGTTCCATATTAGGTCATATAGAGGTAATGGGGGGGGGAATACCCCAACCAGAATCCCCGCAGCATGGCCACTGCACTGAAGGACCGCCGTTATCCCTGCCTCACATGGTCGCCTTTCAGTGGCTGGAGTGTGACTTTAGGGGAACTGATCATGTTGCCAGAAGCAGGACCTCCCAGCTAGTCACCAGAGGATCTGCTCCACTAAAAGGGTTACAAGTGGACAATCCTTTAAAAAGGATGTCcacccaaaatgtaaaaatattcatATTTATGTAGAATGATAGTCAGCTTGTTAATTATATCTATTTTGCTCATATAAAAAAATGGGACTTCTCTATTCAGTTGTGCGGCAATTTTTTAGAAAGTGGCATCAGAAAGTGCAGCCAAATGGGTTGTCATTATTGAGTTCTCTTCTCTTTGTTAGTGACAGTACAGGCTGACAAAACCCCAATTGGCCGTCTATTTCTGAAAAGCTAATACAAAGGTTACAATTAAAGGAGTcgcccggtttcagcaaattaatgttatttttttgtataattaaaagataTACAATTTTCAAatttactttctgtattaattcttcacagttttcaagatctctgtttgttgtcattcagtaggaagattcattgtttacttctagtggatgTAATTCCGTCCATGACAATGCGACGGGCACACAGCTGTGATACACATACCGTAACTGTAACAagccgtgtgtccatcacatgaccatggacagaatttaaaaaaaaaaaaattatgcaaatttgAATACTCACCATTTTTGACAAATTGTAGAGACGACTTGAGCTGACTGACTTTTACATCCACCTGCCCAAAAGCTTTACGATATTTTCCACAGTCACAGAAGGTTCCTAGGAGAATCAATGTATGAAATATGTGTGAGGATTAAACTTCACTTCACCGGGATTTATTATTTTTGActtttgaaaaaagaaaatatatatttttggtagCTACCATGATGGTAATGGCATCGTAGGGCAACTCTACCAGCTGGGCATCAATGAAGTCAGCCGAGAAATGCATCAGTCATTTCCAtggacccttaggctgggttcacacgagcatgttcggtccgtaatggacggaacgtatttcggccgcaagtcccggaccgaacacagtgcagggagccgggctcctagcatcatagttatgtacgacgctaggagtccctgcctctccttggaactactgtcccgtactgaaaacatgattacagtaagggacagttgtccggcagcgaggcagggactcctagcgtcgtacataactatgatgctaggagcccggctccctgcactgtgttcggtccgggacttccggccgaaatacgttccgtccattacggacataacatgctcgtgtgaacccagccttataggctTCAGGTGACTGGTCCATTATGTGATATGTAACCACTTGCCACTGCAGCaatttttaggccctgttcacacagagttttttgcaggtagaaaaattccttcaggaattttgaggcagattttgaacagcctgcacgtatttttccaggttttttttatgccatttttcatCCGCGACAATTAAAGCTAATGCAAGTACCATGGGCAAAAACCGCtacaaaaaatgctcagaaatatgccctacaggttttttttttgcctctcactgatttcaacgggaggtcagaggtggaaaccacggcaagaaaggttttttttttctgtgagctGCCACCCGGGTAAAAAAACATCTCtgcctcccaatgaaatcaatgggagggcgattcgtcctttttttttttgcgctgattCTGACGCTGTTTCCgcatgaactgacccttaggtttttatttcagttttttctTTCCCGCGTTTCAAAAacgacaaatttttatttttctgtggacatagccatataaaagcctgttttttttttgcgggatgagttgtagtttttaatggcaccattttatgtaccatatatgtgtggtaaaaataacatgttacctttattctgcgagaCATGAGAGAGACATGATTACGAGATAGCACATTTATATAGTATTTTATTatatacttttacaaagaaaaaaatatttgttaaaaaaatgattgttttgtgtcgctatattctgagccataatattttattttttcatcgacgagAAGGTGTGAGGACTTGTGTCTTACGGGATAATCTGTAGTATTTACTGGTActgtttttgggtacatataactttttgattgATTTTTGCATTTGAtcgttggtacaatacactgcactacttatgtaatgTCACTTTCACCGACTCCCACCTTCGACAGGGCTTAAtatgagcacaaagatggcagacatgcAGGCCTTAATTAGGTGACCAGGCTGCCATTACAACCATTTGCACACCGCGATTGCATGGCGTAGGGGGCAATGGCATGACACAGAGGGCATCCTCCCTCTTTCTTatggcttagatgccatggtcgttattgaccacggcatctaggtGGTTAAGTGGCCTGGATCCGAGAAATCTTCGATCCTGGCTACTACAGTGAAGAGATTGTAACATACGCCCCACACTTGCTGAGTATAGAGTAGGCTGAGCCcggccatgacgtacagttatgtcaaatttcgggaaggggttaaaggtctcCACTGAAAACCAGATGGCTGACACCAATTATATGATACATATAATTGCCATGGTCCGTCACGTGTTTAAAATGGACTACCCCTTTTGATCTGATCACCAGGATTTCTGGTGACCCAATAGGGGACTGGGAACCTCTCTGCAGTCAGTCAGGTGGACCCTGGGGACACAGTATAAATGCATTAGcccacaggagtatgctaatacattatacgttTGAAGTAAGGTAGTAAAATAATAATCCCTTCAAAGAattgaaaaaaatttatatattttttttttaaataataaaaaaaaatgtccgcccaaaaagttattatttattataaaataatttttattatacatacattaaaaacctacacatattaggtatccacaCGACCGAAAGACCCTGAGGAATACATTTAACAGGTTACGTAACCAGcataaaaaataaacgaaaaaaaatCCTTTCATTAACACGTTTCTGAGAATGgtcaaagaggttttcccatcttgaACATTTATACTGATGTAGCCaaatttatcttgactgataacttgctgcagcgtgatatcacacaacaaaaaccattgaaaaggCACGTTAACGTTTCTTGCTAATgtctatttaatgtgttaaaagtcaagataaaggtggCGACATCtgtacatatccacaggataagccgcatatgtccgatagatgcaggtcccacctctgggacccagacctttctctagaatggggccctgtGACTCCCGTCCTACATTCTCTTGCTCTCTGTCGACTCACTGACGAGGTGTTTGGGAGTAAGcaaacagccgagctcactgaggtacactgtttccgtaactcctatagaagtgaggtgggacccccatctatgagacatttatggcttatcctgtgCTAGATATTAGTGGCTGTGTACACTGGGCCCTGCTACATCTCTCTATACATGGTATATATGAGGGCAAATCAAATATGATCCGCACTCCGGTTATATTAAAACTTCTGTTGGCCGCACTCTGCGCTTTCTGTACGAGGTCGCTGCctccccagtcactgctgtgcAGGTTTGAACGTGTTACGTCTGTTTATTTGTGACTGCGCTGAGAGAAACAATGGCTGCCCCACTTGGGATTTGCACGGAAGAAGAGCAGCGTTCAGTGATTCGTTTTTTTGCGTTCTGAGGGTGTGTCTGGTGCCAATATTTATTGAAGACTTTGTGCACATTATGGAGAAATTGTTTTGTCATGAAGAAGTGTAGGAATGGATAGAGAAGTCCAAGAAAGGTCGCCAAGTGTCAACCATGAAGGAGCCGGACGCCCGTCCACCTCTGATGACATCATTGAGCATGAACGCGAACCGATTCTTTTGGATggactatcacctgtttggtccccTGTAAGAAGTCCTACGAGGACGAAGATTCACGTCTGAAGAAGTGGTGAAGACAGCGGTGCATTCGTGGCTCGCAGctcagcctaaaacattttttaatgtgggAATACGAAAGCTTGTCGACAGATGGACAAAGTGTAACGAAAAGCCGGAAGATTATGTTGAaaaatgatgtatttgtcttttctgaaatTTGATTAAATTCTACAGCCAGAGTGcggataattttttatttaacttgtATGTTCAACTCAACAAAACATTTTGTTACATCAGCCATCGGCAACATGAACGCTGTACCTGGTTTCCCCTTTTCTCCTGGTAGTCCAGGCCGACCTGTATATCCCTTGTCACCTGAAATAAATGTCCAATACATTTCACTTAATAACATGTATGAATGGTCCAGTCAGATGTTAGTAAGCACAGATGTAGGCTCCGCTATCGTTTTCCCAACTTCTCTCAGTCGGGGGGTGATCTTGAGCCACACGGTGTGGTGtcggcctttaaagaggctctgtcaccagattataaatcccctatctcctacataatctgaaagtcgctgtaatgtagataacaaccattttttttggacggagttatgactatttttcatTTTATGCTAATTTCTACTAAATGCCCaatagggcattttttttaaacttttgaacAAGTGGGctcatcacgctgtgctgtcacttaaagttacagcacagcgtgatttcgcgagatcacgctgtgctgtgagtacagctgaacatgaatgaagagaagtgtatgacgctgattggtcagcatcacacgcgtctctttacaatgcccacttgctcaaaagtaaaaaacacccagttgggcatttagaagaaattggcataaaagaaaaaatagtgaaaaaaaaaacatttaaaaaacaaaaaaaaaaattatctacattacagcgattatcagattaggtaggagatagggctcttATAAACTGGTAACTCTTTAAAGTGAATTTCCACCTTTTAGCACCATGTCACTTGTAGGCCCGAAATTCTGAGCTGATTAATCTGTTATCTATCTTTATAGTAGTCAAGAGATCTGTCTTTCGAAgaaagagctccaaatctcctgcacagACATCGTTATAGGATAAAACATTGGCTACCTgcggccaccactagagggagctcactgtatactccacaataacacagtatgcagtagactccaaagctccctctagtggtggctgcatgatTGCCACCAGGCCAACAGCTGTCAGCCCTGGTTCACTGATTGTATATGACTTCAATGTGTGGGGGTTCCCTATCTCCAATCTGTATTTTAAGTTAAATATTTGCAAGCAGAATTTTTAGAAATCCCTTTCACAGTAATGcatgtttataaaaaataaataaaaattgcacCATTGTTAACTTGAAGCAACACTCTGGGAAAAACTGTAATATGCCTAGCGCAGGGCCtgaagggggcggagcatgacacagggattctctctttggtgttctttgaatgtcggtgtcatgctccgcccccccaGGCCCTGCAGTGGGCATAATAcagttttgcccagagtgttcctttCGGTATTATAGTAACTGAGTAGGTGATGGGTAAATAAATGAAAGGTTGCAAACACCCCACAATGAGTTAAAAATAATTCTAGCAGTGCATGTCATATGGACTCAACCTTTTACTGTAAGTATGACTGATTGTAAATACCTTGAACGCTAACTAGTTCAACCATCAATGGTAGACAAGAAGTATGTGGTGAGGAATTCTTGTAATCTCATAGTTACCTGCGTTCAAAGAcataacgccgcaaaaaacgctcgGAATctagcgccacaggttttttctgcctcccattgatttcaatgggaggtcagaggcggaacagcggcaagaaaggacacgcCTCAAATCAGGACGACAGGAAGTCAGCATCATTGTTTTCCTTGCACTTTTTTATATGATCCGCATTTTGCAGATGACACACGGACGAACTACGGATGACATTTACCGGAATtaccggaccagaaaaacactgtggccatgtgcatgaggcctaagactgggaTGCATAATAGAATGTATCCCCATTATTATTAAAACGTTATTATTAACTTTTGCTTCCAGTGGCAAAGTACCCAGGGAATACGTTACCCGCACGCCGCATTGTCCCTGGACTAGTTCATACACTTCACATATACAACAAGTTATAACAAATATGGGTTAAAAAAATTGGAATCTTCTTCCTTTTATCGAAATAATTCCTTTATTTTAATTATTGGtagagcaccaacatattctgtgcCAGTGTACATGACACACACAGTTATTATGGACTATATTGATAAGAAACCAGTTCATCTATCAGTATATTTTTGGAATGTGGGATAAAAACCTGAAGTTCTGTGGGGAACCCTACAATGTAGTCTTTACCTAGCGGCTGATAAGCGGTCACTGAATAGATGCTTGTCTTGCTCTGCCATCTAGTGGTGAGTTTGTAAATTTACAAAAGTAGCAGTTTTGCATAGTAACACATAGATTTGTTGTGCAAAATATATCAGCTAATTGCAACCTGCAACAGGGTTGTAGAAATGTAATTCTCTGTTTATTAATATTAATccgtctatctacctatctatctatctatctatctatctatctatctatctatctatctatctatctatctatctatctatctatctatctatctatctatctatctatctatctatctatctatctatctaatctatctatctaggccccatatcaatgTCTTGACTGGGCCTCCGcaggtgccacacagagcccccactatagatagtgcctcctgtagacatTGTtatacagccccgcttgtagacagtgtcacaccccacttgtagatagcgcccccaacctcccccctgtagatggtgccatacagcccccctgtagatatcatcttaaagccccctgtatatagtgccatacagctccccctgtatatagcgccacacagccccctcccttgtatatagtgccacacagcccccttagtagatagtgccacacagcccccccttagtagatagtgccacacacagacccctgtagattgcgccatataAAGgcgcctgtagatagagcctcaaccctccccttgtaaatagtgccatacagccccctaatagatagagccacacagcccccccttagtagtgccacacagccccttgtgtatagtgccacacagctccccttgtatatagtgccacacagctcccccttgtgtatagtgccacacagctcccccttgcatatagtgccacacagctcccccttctgtatagtgccacacagctcccccttgtatatagtgccacacagctcccccattgtgtatagtgccacacagctcccccttgtatatagtgccacacagcccctcaagtagtacaaggcaatggcacatccgggaaagttgtatcagccagggggatgtcaatcaaacatggaaaggtgggtttggaggcaggactatgtgaattTTCTATATAGCCTCACCACCCCATGGccattaatgagtaattagcatatagtgtgcgcggaTTTaatagttgattttatagattttgctgcatctgacaaAAAcacacaggggaatgtttggaaatattgtcaggtcatgtttttcccgcatggtggcggttcaaagggttaaaactaccagacaggttcccacgaaatatacaatgaattgaaaacaattccatctgccctacaattttgttactagaaatatatcctatataatgacAAAAAAGAGGAGGGGAAAGGAAATAACCTCCCTGAACTGCGGTACATATTTGCTTGAGAGATGATACAGTCGCCTCCACTGACAGAGCCTGTCTCAAATGGACTCCTTGTCGGTTGTCATGCACATATTTTTTGATAAGTATATCCTCTCATACATTCACTATATGGCTTGACTGTCTGA is from Rhinoderma darwinii isolate aRhiDar2 chromosome 5, aRhiDar2.hap1, whole genome shotgun sequence and encodes:
- the COLEC10 gene encoding collectin-10; the encoded protein is MLCRVTLYVTLLVFLPGDIYSSEAENRSASDICSTHTILPGPQGDIGENGDTGETGKQGKEGPKGLTGDKGIIGNVGDHGLIGKIGPIGSKGDKGYTGRPGLPGEKGKPGTFCDCGKYRKAFGQVDVKVSQLKSSLQFVKNVIAGIRETEEKFFYIIKEECSYREALTKCRKRGGTLAMPKDQRTNSLIADYISSLGLLRVFIGINDIDKEKQFMYVDNTPVQNYSSWKVGEPNDGSGYEDCVEMLSSGAWNDVDCHLTIYFVCEFNKKIK